The proteins below come from a single Drosophila miranda strain MSH22 chromosome Y unlocalized genomic scaffold, D.miranda_PacBio2.1 Contig_Y1_pilon, whole genome shotgun sequence genomic window:
- the LOC108159948 gene encoding attacin-A-like has protein sequence MQKGSIFIVAIVALAAVAEAVPQYYQSLPYYPPPSPPPRLIRARRQVLGGSLASNPAGGSDARLDLTKGIGNPDHNVVGQVFAAGNTKSGPVTTGGTVAYNNHGHGASLTRTHTPGVKDVFQQEVHANHFNNGVHNLDAKAFASLNKLANGFEFQRNGAALDYSHVKGHGASLTHSNFPGIGRQLVAEARANLWSSADRNTHLDLSGSANKWMSGPFANQRTDFGAGLGLTHHFRG, from the exons ATGCAGAAGGGAAGCATTTTCATCGTGGCAATCGTTGCCCTGGCAGCCGTAGCCGAGGCTGTGCCTCAGTATTACCAGTCCTTGCCCTACTATCCACCTCCGTCACCACCACCACGTCTTATTCGTGCCCGCCGTCAGGTTCTCGGAGGTTCATTGGCCTCCAACCCGGCTGGGGGCTCTGATGCCCGCCTTGATCTGACCAAAGGCATTGGCAATCCCGATCACAATGTGGTGGGTCAGGTCTTTGCCGCCGGCAACACGAAATCGGGTCCCGTCACCACAGGTGGAACTGTGGCCTACAACAA CCACGGACATGGTGCCTCTCTAACCAGGACCCACACTCCCGGCGTGAAGGACGTCTTCCAGCAGGAGGTGCATGCCAATCACTTCAACAACGGTGTACACAATCTCGATGCCAAGGCCTTCGCCTCGTTGAACAAGCTGGCCAATGGCTTCGAGTTCCAACGCAATGGCGCCGCCCTAGATTACTCACACGTCAAAGGTCATGGCGCCAGCCTGACGCACAGCAATTTCCCCGGCATTGGCCGTCAGCTGGTGGCCGAGGCACGAGCCAACCTCTGGTCCTCGGCCGATCGTAATACGCACTTGGACCTGTCTGGATCAGCCAACAAGTGGATGAGTGGCCCATTCGCCAATCAGAGGACGGACTTTGGCGCTGGTCTGGGTCTTACCCATCACTTCCGTGGTTAG
- the LOC117190462 gene encoding 26S proteasome non-ATPase regulatory subunit 11-like has product MAGATLFERAQALSSVNREEDSSLLNKIVRDQEGAENDEERIRIKEHGIMQQGELYKQEGKAKELADLIKVTRPVFSSISKAKAAKLVRSLVDMFLDMDAGTGIEVQLCKDCIEWAKQEKRTFLRQSLEARLIALYFDTALYTEALALGSQLLKELKKLDDKNLLVEVQLLESKTYHALSNLPKARAALTSARTTANAIYCPPKVQGALDLQSGILHAADERDFKTAFSYFYESFEGFDSVDSVKALTSLKYMLLCKIMLGHSDDVNQIVSGKLAITYSGRDVDAMKAVAEASHKRSLADFQNALKEYKKELAEDVIVQAHLETLYDTMLEQNLCRIIEPYSCVQVAHVAESIQLPKAQVEKKLSQMILDKKFSGILDQGEGVLIVFEETAVDKTYERVLATIQSMGKVVDTLYQKAKKLS; this is encoded by the exons ATGGCCGGAGCTACACTTTTCGAGCGTGCACAGGCCTTGTCCAGTGTGAATCGCGAAGAGGACAGCTCACTGCTGAATAAAATAGTGCGGGATCAGGAAGGTGCGGAGAACGATGAAGAACGCATACGCATCAAGGAGCATGGCATCATGCAGCAGGGTGAGCTCTACAAACAGGAGGGGAAGGCAAAAGAGTTGGCCGACCTCATCAAAGTGACGCGTCCGGTCTTTAGCTCGATTAGCAAGGCCAAGGCAGCGAAACTGGTGCGCTCATTGGTAGACATGTTCCTCGACATGGATGCGGGCACTGGAATTGAG GTGCAACTTTGCAAAGACTGCATTGAGTGGGCCAAGCAGGAGAAGCGGACCTTTCTGCGGCAATCTCTGGAGGCCCGTCTGATTGCTTTGTACTTCGACACCGCTTTGTACACAGAGGCTCTGGCATTAGGCTCGCAACTGCTAAAGGAGCTCAAAAAGTTGGACGACAAGAATTTGCTGGTCGAAGTTCAGCTGCTAGAGAGCAAAACCTACCATGCATTGAGTAATCTGCCCAAGGCCAGAGCTGCCCTCACCTCGGCCCGGACCACGGCCAATGCCATCTACTGTCCCCCCAAGGTACAGGGTGCCCTCGATCTCCAGTCAGGCATTCTGCATGCGGCCGATGAGCGTGACTTCAAAACCGCCTTCTCCTATTTCTATGAATCCTTCGAAGGCTTCGACAGCGTTGACAGCGTCAAGGCCCTGACCTCTTTAAAGTACATGTTGCTGTGCAAGATTATGCTAGGACACTCGGATGATGTAAATCAGATTGTCAGCGGCAAGCTG GCCATTACCTATTCGGGTCGCGATGTGGATGCCATGAAAGCGGTAGCAGAAGCCTCACACAAACGCTCCCTCGCCGACTTCCAAAACGCCCTCAAGGAGTACAAAAAGGAACTGGCTGAGGATGTGATTGTGCAGGCGCATTTGGAAACGCTCTATGACACCATGCTGGAGCAGAACCTGTGCCGCATCATTGAGCCCTATTCCTGTGTGCAGGTTGCTCACGTCGCTGAGAGCATTCAGCTGCCCAAGGCGCAGGTGGAGAAGAAGTTGTCTCAAATGATACTCGACAAGAAGTTCAGTGGCATTCTCGATCAGGGAGAAGGTGTACTGATTGTGTTCGAGGAGACGGCCGTGGACAAGACCTACGAGCGTGTGCTGGCGACAATTCAGAGCATGGGCAAGGTGGTGGACACACTCTATCAGAAGGCCAAGAAGCTTTCGTAA
- the LOC117190461 gene encoding major facilitator superfamily domain-containing protein 6-like, producing the protein MNPYNAGGGGGAPPNPFGAPSAVAPGYGQQGAGYGYEQQSTGGYDQGNYWGEQQAAGYGPAGARPRMDVEATGEVDPNLYPEAKESTHKIRGHSDILEMFFGASTERELIPVKSFYFFFYAAFGSLFPLMGVYFKQMGMNPGQCGILVGMRPFVEFLSAPFWGSYADRCRQGKKVLLGSLACWVLFTIPLSFIRPEAINCIERRNATDFVLTYTRTKRDLSAMYDWDQDQGTMPAEEALEEAEAAHSRSKRSLLLPRIDAGISPVHINFVSNYDDKYHRDYVTPIFSSMVYRTPDIQKAFFLLLLVILIGEFFSAPAITLADSAVITLLGEDADKYGHQRMFGSLGWGISMFLVGIALDHSTSFSNHPCGAGNKEKNYNICFSIFSVLMTCAIISASKITFKYDPLDEQQQASAQFVDPSKKAAEDESMNQLAAQLNLPSLAVGSGSAASGGASSFPAGGHQPQPHIGAESKVFAQTAKELPEWMTVLTHFKDVKTASFLFVAWFMGFGIGLIFTFLFWHLQDYGGTPTLFGVASVINHVSEIFAYFFSFRLITQIGHVKVLCLGLIGNVLRFLYISYLTNPWMVLPFELMQGITHAAVWAACCSYIAHNTPKHLRASGQGVLQGIHHGLGRGCGAIIGGMFVTYYGTTATFRWYGIACLLVLGLFIFVNFYRKEQGFISDIPVTEDPHQVAEETSHLAPHGVPSNPIPQALSNSRLNEMNPNGGPYGTYQTTGGNLDIPGANPHNPFAQ; encoded by the exons ATGAATCCCTACAAtgctggaggaggaggcggagctCCACCCAATCCCTTTGGGGCGCCATCAGCGGTAGCACCTGGCTATGGCCAGCAGGGTGCGGGTTACGGCTATGAGCAGCAGTCAACAGGTGGCTACGACCAGGGCAACTACTGGGGGGAGCAGCAGGCAGCTGGATACGGTCCTGCAGGGGCCAGGCCTCGCATGGATGTGGAGGCGACCGGCGAGGTGGATCCCAATTT ATATCCGGAGGCCAAGGAATCTACGCACAAAATACGCGGCCACTCGGACATCCTGGAAATGTTCTTCGGCGCGAGCACCGAACGGGAGTTGATACCGGTTAAGAGCTTCTACTTTTTCTTCTACGCGGCCTTCGGCTCGCTCTTCCCGCTGATGGGCGTCTACTTCAAGCAGATGGGCATGAATCCGGGCCAGTGCGGCATCCTGGTGGGCATGCGGCCGTTCGTCGAGTTCCTGTCGGCCCCCTTCTGGGGATCCTACGCAGATCGCTGTCGCCAGGGCAAGAAGGTGCTGCTGGGCTCGCTGGCCTGCTGGGTGCTTTTCACCATTCCGCTGAGCTTCATCCGGCCGGAGGCCATCAACTGCATCGAGCGCCGGAATGCCACGGACTTTGTCCTGACCTACACGCGTACCAAGCGCGATCTCTCGGCCATGTACGACTGGGATCAGG ATCAGGGCACTATGCCCGCGGAGGAGGCCCTGGAGGAGGCCGAGGCCGCTCACAGCCGGAGCAAGAGATCCCTGCTGTTGCCCAGAATAGATGCGGGCATCTCGCCGGTGCACATCAACTTTGTGagcaactacgacgacaaGTACCATCGCGACTATGTGACGCCCATCTTCAGTTCCATGGTCTACAGGACGCCG GATATCCAAAAGGCCttctttctgctgctgctggtgatccTCATTGGGGAGTTCTTCAGTGCCCCGGCCATCACTCTGGCGGACTCGGCGGTGATAACGCTGCTGGGCGAGGATGCGGACAAGTATGGACACCAGCGCATGTTCGGCTCGCTTGGCTGGGGCATCTCCATGTTCCTGGTGGGCATTGCCCTCGACCACTCTACCTCGTTCTCCAACCATCCCTGCGGTGCGGGCAACAAGGAGAAGAACTACAATATCTGCTTCTCCATCTTCTCGGTGCTGATGACCTGCGCCATCATCTCGGCCTCGAAGATCACCTTCAAGTACGATCCGCTggacgagcagcagcaggcctCCGCACAGTTTGTGGACCCCAGCAAGAAGGCCGCCGAGGATGAGTCGATGAACCAGCTGGCCGCTCAGCTCAATCTACCATCACTGGCAGTGGGTAGCGGCAGCGCCGCCTCAGGGGGCGCCAGTAGTTTCCCGGCCGGCGGCCATCAGCCACAGCCGCACATTGGGGCCGAGTCCAAGGTGTTCGCGCAGACGGCCAAGGAGCTGCCCGAGTGGATGACGGTGCTCACGCACTTCAAGGACGTGAAGACGGCCTCGTTTCTGTTCGTTGCCTGGTTCATGGGCTTCGGGATCGGCCTGATCTTCACCTTTCTGTTCTGGCACCTGCAGGACTATGGCGGCACGCCCACCCTCTTCGGTGTGGCGTCCGTGATCAATCACGTGTCCGAGATCTTTGCCTACTTCTTCAGCTTCCGTCTGATCACCCAGATCGGCCACGTCAAGGTCCTTTGCCTGGGCCTGATCGGCAATGTCCTGCGATTCCTGTACATCTCGTACCTGACCAATCCCTGGATGGTGCTCCCCTTCGAGCTGATGCAGGGCATCACCCATGCCGCCGTCTGGGCTGCCTGCTGCTCGTACATTGCCCACAACACGCCCAAGCACCTGCGTGCCTCCGGCCAGGGCGTGCTCCAGGGCATCCACCATGGGCTCGGTCGCGGCTGTGGCGCCATTATTGGGGGAATGTTCGTCACCTACTACGGTACTACTGCTACCTTCCGTTGGTATGGTATTGCCTGCCTCCTGGTGCTCGGCCTCTTTATTTTCGTCAACTTCTATCGCAAGGAGCAGGGCTTCATCTCAGACATACCCGTCACCGAGGATCCGCATCAG GTGGCCGAAGAAACCTCGCATCTGGCGCCGCATGGGGTGCCCAGCAATCCCATACCACAGGCCCTGTCCAACTCTCGTCTGAACGAGATGAATCCCAATGGCGGACCCTACGGCACCTATCAGACCACTGGCGGCAATCTGGATATTCCCGGCGCCAATCCGCACAATCCATTCGCGCAGTAA